One Tachysurus fulvidraco isolate hzauxx_2018 chromosome 2, HZAU_PFXX_2.0, whole genome shotgun sequence DNA segment encodes these proteins:
- the LOC113646777 gene encoding CSC1-like protein 2 isoform X3 produces the protein MRRHTSKMHYKEDDLVKRTLFINGISKYAEEIQIKQHFEQAYENCVVLEARICYNVAKLMALNAERKKTERSKKFFTDLQAKEHMPTMINPKPCGHLCCCIIKGCEEEEAVSYYTKLEAKLKEEYRKEKEKVNTKPLGMAFVTFQNEAMTAIILKDFNACQCQGCMCHQEPRSSQFSESLHIYNWSVTYAPDPQNVRWEHLSLGGVSWWIRCLIINCILFLLLFFLTTPAIIISTMDKFNVTKPVEYLNNPIITQFFPTLLLWAFSALLPTIVYYSGFFEAHWTRSGENRTTMHKCYTFLIFMVLLLPSLGLSSLDVFFRWLFDTQFLAVAAVRFECVFLPDNGAFFVNYVIASAFIGNAMDLLRIPGLLMYMIRLCLARSAAERRNVKRHQAYEFQFGAAYAWMMCVFTVVMTYSITCPIIVPFGLMYMLLKHLVDRYNMYYAYLPSKLDKKIHSGAVNQVVAAPILCLFWLLFFSTVRTGFVTPTSMFTFVVLIITIVVCLSHVCFGHFKYLSAHNYKIDTKESEVDGMENGRPARSSPTNKSPQQMYIAQVLQDPNSDEPGGGSGEEDGQGSSQDEEMINGGNSLNEADFQSGEDSLIANEVRH, from the exons ATGAGACGCCACACCTCGAAGATGCACTACAAGGAGGATGACCTG GTGAAACGCACTTTATTTATCAACGGCATCTCGAAGTATGCAGAGGAGATCCAGATCAAACAGCACTTTGA GCAAGCCTACGAGAACTGTGTGGTGCTGGAAGCACGCATCTGCTACAACGTGGCCAAACTCATGGCCCTCAACGCCGAGAG gaagaAGACTGAGCGTAGTAAGAAGTTCTTTACAGATCTGCAGGCAAAAGAGCACATGCCCACTATGATCAACCCTAAACCCTGTGGCCACTTGTGCTGTTGTATCATTAAAGGATGTGAAGAG GAGGAAGCCGTGAGCTACTACACAAAGCTGGAAGCCAAACTTAAAGAGGAGTacagaaaggagaaagagaaggtcAACACCAAACCACTGGGCATGGCTTTTGTCACCTTCCAAAATGAGGCCATGACTGCGAT AATCCTGAAAGACTTTAACGCATGTCAGTGTCAGGGCTGTATGTGTCATCAGGAGCCACGGTCCTCTCAGTTCAGCGAGAGTCTTCACATCTATAATTGGAGCGTGACCTACGCTCCCGACCCCCAGAATGTGCGCTG GGAGCATTTGTCTCTGGGAGGCGTTTCGTGGTGGATCCGATGCTTAATCATTAACTGCATCCTCTTCCTACTGCTCTTCTTCCTCACAACCCCAGCCATCATCATTTCCACCATGGATAAGTTTAATGTTACCAAACCAGTGGAGTATCTCAAT AATCCCATCATCACCCAGTTTTTCCCCACTCTACTTCTGTGGGCTTTCTCTGCTCTCCTGCCCACGATCGTCTACTACTCGGGTTTCTTCGAGGCCCACTGGACTCG gTCGGGTGAAAACCGGACCACCATGCACAAATGCTACACGTTTCTCATCTTCATGGTCCTTCTGCTGCCATCTTTGGGCCTCAGCAG TCTGGATGTGTTTTTCCGCTGGCTTTTTGACACGCAGTTCCTAGCTGTTGCTGCTGTCCGGTTCGA GTGCGTCTTCCTACCTGATAACGGAGCTTTTTTCGTGAACTATGTAATAGCGTCTGCGTTCATCGGGAACGCGATGGATCTCCTTCGCATTCCGGGTCTTCTGATGTACATGATCCGTTTGTGCCTGGCTCGATCTGCTGCTGAGAGACGAAACGTCAAACGG CACCAGGCCTATGAGTTTCAGTTCGGCGCAGCATACGCATGGATGATGTGCGTCTTTACCGTCGTCATGACGTACAGCATCACTTGCCCAATCATCGTGCCCTTCG GCCTGATGTACATGTTGTTAAAGCATTTAGTGGATCGTTACAATATGTATTACGCTTACCTGCCCTCTAAACTCGACAAGAAGATCCACTCCGGAGCCGTCAATCAGGTGGTGGCCGCGCCCATCCTCTGCCTCTTCTGGCTGCTGTTCTTCTCTACTGTACGCACAg GTTTCGTGACTCCAACATCCATGTTCACCTTCGTGGTGCTCATCATCACCATCGTGGTTTGTCTCTCACACGTCTGCTTCGGCCACTTCAAGTATCTCAGCGCTCACAACTACAAG ATTGACACTAAGGAGAGCGAGGTGGACGGTATGGAGAACGGACGTCCAGCACGCTCCTCACCCACCAACAAATCTCCG CAGCAGATGTACATCGCACAGGTCCTGCAGGATCCAAACTCCGATGAGCCGGGAGGAGGCAGCGGAGAAGAAGACGGCCAGGGATCCTCGCAGGACGAGGAGATGATCAACGGAGGCAACAGCCTGAACGAGGCCGACTTCCAATCTGGGGAAGACAGCCTCATCGCCAACGAGGTTCGCCACTAA